Sequence from the Nitrosopumilus maritimus SCM1 genome:
GATATCGTAGTCTTGAACTATCGCATCAAAATGATGGTGAATTTTTTAATTATTTTAAAAATAATGGGTTTTTTGTTTCTGAAAATAGTTTTAGTAATTATCAAGTTACGCATTTATCTGTTCCCTCTACATTGAATTTAGATTATCTCCATCCTCTTGCAGAAATTAAAGATGGTGTTTATGATCAACGTGATTTTCATTTATTAGGAAATGATAACAAGTTGATGAACTTTTTAAAATCTAACGGATATCTAATTGTTAATTTTGATTCTAGTTGGAGTTTTTCAAGAGACATGAAGCATGCTGATCTACAACTTTGTGGTGATAATCAATTTTTAAATTCTGAATTCCTAATTATGTTAACAAAAACTAGTATGCTAAATCCTGTTTATACAAAAGCCTTTGAAAATGATCTAGTTGAACTAAGACTTTGTGCATTTGACCAAATACTAGATATTGATAAACGTGTATCGGAACCTTTTTTTGTTTTCTCTCATATGTATATGCCCCATCCTCCTTACTTATTTGGTCCTAATGGAGAAATTTTATCTCCTGATGAATTAGATTTAATTGCATATTCACCTGAAAAACAGTCTGCATATTTTGATCAAGTCAAATTTCTTAATAAAAAAATCCCTCAAATTGTAAATAATTTACTCGATTCTGAAAATCCTCCAATAATAGTAATACAATCTGATCATGGTTCGGCATTTTTAATGGGTGAAGACGACACAAATTGGAAACATCCTGACAATAACATGCTTCTTGAACGAATGAATATAATCAATTTTATTTATTTGCCTGATTCTCCTGATATTCTTTATGATGAAATTACTCCTGTCAACACATTTCGAATCATACTTAATCATTACTTTGGAACTAATTTTGAAATACTAAATGATAATTCATATATTTTTAATGGCACTGATTTTGAGGATGTTACTATCAAACTGAAAAATATAGAAAATTAGACTATAATTTAGACTTCAATATGTTTAGGAAGATGTTTTTAGATCTAATTCATGATTTCACATATACATTCTCCTAACTTTAAT
This genomic interval carries:
- a CDS encoding sulfatase-like hydrolase/transferase: MFSEPISKFPFHPFLIGFFFVISLFYNNIRVLNFDEILIPLIIVLGIITSIWILINLIVKNNLKSSLILSLVLILFFSYGHIYLEIDHFTINEFDIGKHRFLLIPFFSMFILGTILLIRTKKILDNTTLITNTIFLVLVVIVLVNIQLYYFENPSYFYLNQNIESNTISNNINTFPNIYFIVLDGYPGYRSLELSHQNDGEFFNYFKNNGFFVSENSFSNYQVTHLSVPSTLNLDYLHPLAEIKDGVYDQRDFHLLGNDNKLMNFLKSNGYLIVNFDSSWSFSRDMKHADLQLCGDNQFLNSEFLIMLTKTSMLNPVYTKAFENDLVELRLCAFDQILDIDKRVSEPFFVFSHMYMPHPPYLFGPNGEILSPDELDLIAYSPEKQSAYFDQVKFLNKKIPQIVNNLLDSENPPIIVIQSDHGSAFLMGEDDTNWKHPDNNMLLERMNIINFIYLPDSPDILYDEITPVNTFRIILNHYFGTNFEILNDNSYIFNGTDFEDVTIKLKNIEN